Genomic DNA from Acidimicrobiales bacterium:
GGGAGGCCAGCGACTCGGCGGTGGTGCCGGGGCGGGGGAACTGTTCACGATCGAGGGCGATGGTGCCGTCGAGGTTGTAGACCGGCACGAGGCTCTTGTCGAAGCGGCCCTCGGTGATCGCTCGATGGGCACGAGCCTGCGAGAGCGCGGCGAGCTCGTCGAGCGTCTCACGCGAAATGCCCTCGATGGTGGCGATGGCGTCGGCGCACACGCCCTGGTGCGACTGAGGGTGCAGTTCCTGAAGATGCGGGTTGTTGGCGCCCATCGGGAGGACACCCTTCTTGGGCAGCGACATCATCTCGGTCCCACCGGAGACGACGAGGTCTTCCATGCCGGCCATGACGGCGGCGGCTGCGATGTTGGCGCTCGTGATGCCCGAGCCACAGAAGCGGTCGAGGGTCATGCCAGAGGCTCGTACGTCGTAGCCGGCATCGAGTGCCGACATGCGGCCGAGGTCGCCGCCCTGCTCGCACACCTGGGCGCTGGTTCCCCACACGACGTCGTCGACGTCGCCGGTGTCGATGCCGGTGCGTTCGGCGAGTGCTCGCAGCACGGTCGAGCCGAGGTGCTGTGGGTGGAGATGCGCAAGCGCACCCTTGCCTTGCTTGCCGATTCCGCGGGGCGTGCGACAAGCGTCGATGATCAATGCTTCACCCATGGTGAGCCTCCTGAGGTGTGGTCGAACCCGGTGGTCGAGCTGCCACAGCTTCGATCACGGGAGCGGTCAAGGCAATTCGCCGCCCGGTGATGATGTTCTTGCGCACCAACCGTCCGCGCTGAAGCCCAAACCGGCGAACTGTCCGCACTGAAGCTCAGAATCGGGCTCCAGTGTGGACAGTTCAACGAGATGGGCTCCCGTGCGGACAGTTCAAGGGGACCGGCGCTGGGGACCCGGACTGCTAGGTCAGCGGGAGGGGTCACTGGCGCGTAACCCCGAGTTCACACACAGGAATCGGCCCGGCTGAGCGACCGGCCGTGCACCCGGTGTAAGTTCGACCATGGTCCGAATTGGGAGATGGCAGCGATGACCAAGGGTGATCCGCTGGTCGTGATGTCCGGCATCAACAAGTGGTACGGCGACATGCACGCCCTCAAGGACATCGATCTCACGGTCCACGAGGGCGAGGTCGTGGTCGTCATCGGCCCGTCAGGTTCGGGCAAGTCCACACTCATCCGAACGATCAACCGTCTCGAGCCGATCCAGGAAGGTGAGATCCGGATCGACGGCGAGTTGCTGCCCGAGGAGGGAAAGGGGCTGGCCAAGCTTCGAGCCGAGGTCGGCATGGTCTTCCAGTCGTTCAACCTCTTCGCCCACAAGACCATCCTCGAGAACGTGACCCTCGGACCGATCAAGGTCCTGAAGATGAAGAAGCCCGATGCCGAGGCCGAGGCCCGCATCCTGCTCGATCGCGTCGGTGTCGGCCACCAGGCCGCCAAGTATCCGGCCGAGCTCTCCGGCGGACAGCAACAGCGAGTGGCGATCGCTCGTGCGCTCGCGATGAAGCCCAAGGTGATGCTGTTCGACGAGCCGACGTCGGCGCTCGACCCCGAGATGATCAACGAGGTGCTGCAGGTCATGCTCGATCTCGCCGAGCAGGGAACCACCATGGTGGTCGTGACCCACGAGATGGGGTTCGCCCGCTCGGCTGGCGACCGCATCATCTTCATGGAGTCGGGCGCCATCGTCGAAGAGAACGAGCCCGAGGCGTTCTACCAGAATCCGAAGTCCGAGCGAGCGAGGAGCTTCCTCTCGAAGATCATCCAGCACTGACCGGTCGGCGGCCGTCCTGCGCCGACCGCTGAGAACCCGACGACCGTCTCGGTCGCCGGTCAACGACAAAGGGAGAGAGAAAACCCAATGAAGACAAGCTATGCAGTGAGACTCGGCGCCGTGGTTGCGGGAGCGGCGATGTTCGCAGCGGCCTGCAGCTCCGACAGCGCCGGCTCAGGCGGCGATGCCTCGGCCGGCGACAGCGGTGGAGGCGAAGCGAGCGGCGAGACCCTGAAGGTCGGTGTCAAGTACGACCAGCCGTTGTTCGGGGTGAACACCCCGGACGGTGTGGTCGGCTTCGATGCCGAGATCGCCAAGATCATCGGCGAAGAGCTCGGTCGACCCGTGGAGTTCCAGGAGGCGGTCTCCGCCAACCGTGAGACCTTCCTCGAGCAGGGCACCGTCGAGGTCGTGGTCGCCACCTACACCATCAACGACGCCCGCAAGGAGAAGATCAGCTTCGCCGGCCCGTACTACGTCGCCGGACAAGACATCATGGTTCCCGCCGACAACCCACTCGGCATCGCCGGCATCGATGATCTGAACAGCGCCGACGTCACCGTCTGCACGGCAGAGGGATCCACGTCACTCGAGAACCTCCAGTCCATGGCACCCGACGCCGACATCGTCACCTTCGACACCTATTCGAAGTGCGCCGACGCCATGGGTCAGGGTCGAGCCGACGCCGTCAGCACCGACAACGTGATCCTCCTCGGCCTCGCCTCGGAGTCCGACGGCGCCTACGTGCTGGTCGAGAACCCCTTCACCGAGGAGCCGTATGGCATCGGTGTGGCCAAGGACTCGCCACTGCGCTGCGAGATCAACACGATCCTCACCACCATCTATGAGGACGGTCGTTGGGCCCAGGCCTACCAGGACACCATCGGGACGGTCGTCTCCACCACGCCGGAGCCGCCGGCGGTCGACAACGAGGGTTGCTGACCTCATGAGCCGCCCCGGAGGGACACGATGAACTTCGATCGCGTCTTCGACGAATACGGCGACCAGATCGCGAGCGCGACCTGGACCACGGTGTCGCTGGCTCTGCTCAGCTTCGCCCTCGCCCTGGTCGTCGGGATCGTCATCGTCTCCCTCCGGGTCAGCCCCATCCCACCGCTGGCGCGCTTTGCGTCGTGGTACGTCTCGTTCTTTCGCAACGAGCCACTCATCGTCATCTTCTTCCTGGCGTACTTTGCGCTCGGCGAGATCGGTCTGGTGTTCGACGCCTTCCCGACCTCGGTCGCCGCTCTCGGCCTCTACACCGGCGCCTACATGGCGGAGGTGCTGCGATCGGGCATCAACGCGGTGAGTGCTGGCCAGATCGAGGCCGGCCGCGCCATCGGGCTGAGCTTCATCCCGCTGCTCACGCTGATCGTCGTGCCACAGGCGCTCCGCACGGTCATTGCTCCGATCGGCAACCTGTTCGTCGCCAACTTCAAGAACACCTCGATCGCCCTCACGATCTCGACCGTCGAGCTCACGGCCGTCACCAGCCGGATGCTCAACGCCTCGATCGGCACGTGGACGGTCCTGTTCGTGGTGACGGCCATTTACCTGATCTTCCTGCTGCCCTTCGGTTGGCTCTTCCGCCGGCTCGAAGCCCGATACGCCATCAAGCGATAGGACGAGGAGGGGCCGTGGCAAAGAATCACCTGATCGAGGAACTCGGACCGAAGGGTCGGCGCAAGGTTCGTATCGGAACAGCGATCAGCCTCGTGGTGCTCGCACTGCTGGCAGCGGTCGTCCTGATGCGGCTCAATGATCGCGGCCAGCTCGAAGCGGGAAAGTGGACCGACCTGTTCGAAGGCGGGACCATCGAGTTCCTCGCCAACGGGTTGTGGGCCAGCCTGAAAGCCGCAGTGGTCGCCGGCATCCTGGCGACCGCGCTGGGGTTTGGCCTGGCCCTGATGCGGCTCTCCAAGTCGGTCGTTGCGAGCACGATCTCCGTGACCTGGGTCGAGCTGTTCCGCGGCATTCCGCTGCTTCTCACGATCCTCGGCGTTTTCGCCGTCGCCGGATCCGACGACAAACTCGGCGTCTTCTGGTCCGTCGTGGTCGGGTTGATGCTCTACAACTCGGCGGTGCTGTCGGAGATCTTCCGCAGCGGCGTGCGCTCGCTCGACCGTGGCCAGACCGAAGCGGCACAGGCCGTCGGCATGACCTACTGGCAGACCATGTTCCTCGTCGTGCTCCCCCAGGCGGTACGGCGCATGATTCCGGCGATCGTCGCCCAGATGGCCACGCTCACCAAGGACGTCTCGCTCGGCTACGTGGTCAGCTACCCCGAGTTCGTTCGCCGTGGAGCGGGCCTGTCCAACATTCCCGGCAGTCGGGTCGGCAATTTCCAGGCCTACGTGTTCGTCGGTGTCGTCTACTTCTGCGTGATCTGGGCCATGGCGAAACTGGCCGAACTCCTCGAGCGACGGACCGAGTCGAGCCCGAAGCTGGCGACTCTCGATGAAGACGAAGAGCTCGCGGTCGAGTTGGCGGGCGTCGGCGACTCGACCGCCGTGCCCATCTGAGTCCCCGACGGTCGGAGTCGAACGATGAGTGCACTATCCTGCACTTGTGAATGCATCCAATATCGAGCTGGCGGAATCCGTCCGAAGACTGCGGTCCGAACGACAGTGGACACTTGATCATGCGGCCGCTCGCCTTGGCATCAGTCGGCGACTGCTCGCTCAGATCGAAGCAGGTGAGGCAAACCCGTCGCTGTCGACACTCCTCGCCATCGCCGATGGCTTCGACCTCCATCTGAGCGAACTGCTCGCGCCTGAGCCGTCCACGTCGCCGGTGACGCTGGGGCACCTGCCAGCTGACGCTCCCGTCCAGTGGTCGACGCCGACCGGCAGCGAAGCGCGCCTGTTGGCCGGTCGCGGCCCGCTCGAGCTGTGGACCTGGTCGCTCCAGCCCGGCGACGAACGGACCTCGGACGCCCATCGTGCCGGGAGCATGGAGGCAGTGCATGTGATCAACGGGACGGTCACGCTCGAGGTCGGCACCGAAACGGTTTCGCTCGGGGCGGGCAGCTCGGCCATCTTCGAGGCGAGCCTGCCGCACGCGTATCGCAATGACCGGAAGCGGGTCGCCCGCTTTCTGCTGACCGTGAACGATCCGGTGGTCTGACGTGGCAGCAATCCTTGCTCTTGCCGCCGCCGCCGTCTTTGGCGCCGCCGACTTCACCGGTGGCAGCGCGACCCGCCGGATTCCCATCCTCACCGTGACGTTGCTCACCAGTTCGGTCGGCGTTGTCCTGGCCGGCGTGCTGGTGGCGGCGCTCGGTGGCGAGTGGAGTGCCAGCGCCGTCGGATGGGGTGCATTGGGTGGAACCTGCGGCCTCGTCGGCCTGTCGCTGCTCTACCTGGGCCTGGCCAGCGGACCGAATCGTCTGGTGAGCCCGGTGAGCGCGGTCCTGGCGGCCGTCATACCCGTGGCGGTTGGCATCGGCACGGGCGACCGCCCTGATGCGCTGGGTATGATGGGCCTCGTGCTCGCCGCCCCTGCGATTTGGCTCGTCGCCGGAGGCGACTTGTTACCCAGTGCCGGAGGCGACTTGTTACCCAGCGCCGGAGGCGACCTACAACCCAGTGCCGGAGGCGAGCGAGCACCCATCCCCGGCCGCTCGCCGTTGTTGCTCGCAGCGGGTGCCGGAGTTGGCTTCGGCTTGTTCTTCACCTGCCTGGCCCAGACCCCCGACGATGCGGGGGCCATTCCGCTGCTGGCGGCGCGGGTGACCTCGACGGTGCTGCTGGTGGTCGCAGCCACGCAGAGGCGACCGGCACGGCCGGAACGACGCGGCGCGCTGCTGGCCATCGCCGCAGGGACGCTCGACATGAGTGCCAACGGGTTGTTCCTGTGGTCGACGCGGCTGGGCGACCTGGCGGTCGTCGGGGCGTTGGTGAGCCTGTTCCCGGTCACCACGATCCTGCTGGCGATGGGGATCCTCCATGAGCGACTCACCCGATCCCAGGCCACCGGCCTCGGTTTGGCGGTCGTGACGGCCGCCTTGCTGAGCTGACCTACTGACGAGCTTTGGCGGGGAGCTCGGCGAGATCGACCCACGCCTGCTTGTGGTCGGTCCACACCTGAGCGCTCGGTGCCACGGTCGAGCGGTCGTCGAGTGTGCCGGCCTTCAGCGCGATGATGCCGGCGGGTTCGACAAGGGCCGAGTAGATGGGTGATCCGCACGATCCACAGAACCGACGATGCACGTAGACGGCATCGCCGCTTTCACCTCGATCCTCGAAGGTCGCCAGTTCGCCGGTGACGTCGATCTGGTCTTCCGTGATCACCAGGTTGACCGAGAAGGCGCCGCCACTCTGGCGCTGGCAGTGATCGCAGTGGCACACGACGGTGGCCATCACGTCGCCCTGGACCTCGTAGGAAAGCTGACCACAAAGGCATCGACCGGTGAATGTCATGCGGCGAAGCTAGCAGGCATGCGATGTGGGTTCGATCTCACCGCGGCCTGGTGTGTGAAGCCAGTCGGTCAGCCGGCGGGCGGCGTCCGCGTTTGTGCGCGCCAGAGATCACGCAGCAGCGCCACCTCGGCACCGTGATGGATGAACT
This window encodes:
- a CDS encoding acetyl-CoA C-acetyltransferase, with amino-acid sequence MGEALIIDACRTPRGIGKQGKGALAHLHPQHLGSTVLRALAERTGIDTGDVDDVVWGTSAQVCEQGGDLGRMSALDAGYDVRASGMTLDRFCGSGITSANIAAAAVMAGMEDLVVSGGTEMMSLPKKGVLPMGANNPHLQELHPQSHQGVCADAIATIEGISRETLDELAALSQARAHRAITEGRFDKSLVPVYNLDGTIALDREQFPRPGTTAESLASLPPSFPAVADYRHSEDSKTFRELINQKYPDVDIQHVHHAGNSSGVVDGSAAILWASPDYAKAHGLKARARVVATANMGDCPTLMLNAPVPAARKVLAKAGLTIDDIDIWEINEAFAVVSEKFQRDLDLDREKVNVNGAAMALGHPIGATGAMLIGTALDELERSDGQFALITMCAGGGMAPAMIIERI
- a CDS encoding DMT family transporter; this translates as MAAILALAAAAVFGAADFTGGSATRRIPILTVTLLTSSVGVVLAGVLVAALGGEWSASAVGWGALGGTCGLVGLSLLYLGLASGPNRLVSPVSAVLAAVIPVAVGIGTGDRPDALGMMGLVLAAPAIWLVAGGDLLPSAGGDLLPSAGGDLQPSAGGERAPIPGRSPLLLAAGAGVGFGLFFTCLAQTPDDAGAIPLLAARVTSTVLLVVAATQRRPARPERRGALLAIAAGTLDMSANGLFLWSTRLGDLAVVGALVSLFPVTTILLAMGILHERLTRSQATGLGLAVVTAALLS
- a CDS encoding amino acid ABC transporter permease: MNFDRVFDEYGDQIASATWTTVSLALLSFALALVVGIVIVSLRVSPIPPLARFASWYVSFFRNEPLIVIFFLAYFALGEIGLVFDAFPTSVAALGLYTGAYMAEVLRSGINAVSAGQIEAGRAIGLSFIPLLTLIVVPQALRTVIAPIGNLFVANFKNTSIALTISTVELTAVTSRMLNASIGTWTVLFVVTAIYLIFLLPFGWLFRRLEARYAIKR
- a CDS encoding amino acid ABC transporter permease; its protein translation is MAKNHLIEELGPKGRRKVRIGTAISLVVLALLAAVVLMRLNDRGQLEAGKWTDLFEGGTIEFLANGLWASLKAAVVAGILATALGFGLALMRLSKSVVASTISVTWVELFRGIPLLLTILGVFAVAGSDDKLGVFWSVVVGLMLYNSAVLSEIFRSGVRSLDRGQTEAAQAVGMTYWQTMFLVVLPQAVRRMIPAIVAQMATLTKDVSLGYVVSYPEFVRRGAGLSNIPGSRVGNFQAYVFVGVVYFCVIWAMAKLAELLERRTESSPKLATLDEDEELAVELAGVGDSTAVPI
- a CDS encoding glutamate ABC transporter substrate-binding protein, with translation MKTSYAVRLGAVVAGAAMFAAACSSDSAGSGGDASAGDSGGGEASGETLKVGVKYDQPLFGVNTPDGVVGFDAEIAKIIGEELGRPVEFQEAVSANRETFLEQGTVEVVVATYTINDARKEKISFAGPYYVAGQDIMVPADNPLGIAGIDDLNSADVTVCTAEGSTSLENLQSMAPDADIVTFDTYSKCADAMGQGRADAVSTDNVILLGLASESDGAYVLVENPFTEEPYGIGVAKDSPLRCEINTILTTIYEDGRWAQAYQDTIGTVVSTTPEPPAVDNEGC
- a CDS encoding GFA family protein; amino-acid sequence: MTFTGRCLCGQLSYEVQGDVMATVVCHCDHCQRQSGGAFSVNLVITEDQIDVTGELATFEDRGESGDAVYVHRRFCGSCGSPIYSALVEPAGIIALKAGTLDDRSTVAPSAQVWTDHKQAWVDLAELPAKARQ
- a CDS encoding XRE family transcriptional regulator, with protein sequence MNASNIELAESVRRLRSERQWTLDHAAARLGISRRLLAQIEAGEANPSLSTLLAIADGFDLHLSELLAPEPSTSPVTLGHLPADAPVQWSTPTGSEARLLAGRGPLELWTWSLQPGDERTSDAHRAGSMEAVHVINGTVTLEVGTETVSLGAGSSAIFEASLPHAYRNDRKRVARFLLTVNDPVV
- a CDS encoding amino acid ABC transporter ATP-binding protein, which encodes MAAMTKGDPLVVMSGINKWYGDMHALKDIDLTVHEGEVVVVIGPSGSGKSTLIRTINRLEPIQEGEIRIDGELLPEEGKGLAKLRAEVGMVFQSFNLFAHKTILENVTLGPIKVLKMKKPDAEAEARILLDRVGVGHQAAKYPAELSGGQQQRVAIARALAMKPKVMLFDEPTSALDPEMINEVLQVMLDLAEQGTTMVVVTHEMGFARSAGDRIIFMESGAIVEENEPEAFYQNPKSERARSFLSKIIQH